Proteins found in one Candidatus Fermentibacter sp. genomic segment:
- a CDS encoding SGNH/GDSL hydrolase family protein produces MLDLLSANYAPYVTWREVPHSQVDFTIDSECRRVVTGASEDPGAYEVFMFGGSTMIGWGVPDSLTIPSIMQKRLSSSMSVPVRVVNFGQQAYVSTQELIELMLQLQDGRRPDLVVFYDGINDTFAALQSGIPGVHQNLDDIARRYAGIVETVSFWESLSSRSNLLSLARETLLHGAESDTIPAWSGGDAGADIDWLSDEIVSVYSANCGIVRALGDDYGFASAFFWQPYLGSGEGTRILSSTERNVAEEMETGDLSSLLESTYSKASALEDSIPGFTDISGCLDGSPDELFEFGDFCHINAEGNRIVVEAMIASLVSDGTIPDSLFREPAGEPATH; encoded by the coding sequence ATGCTCGATCTGCTCAGCGCGAACTACGCACCGTATGTGACATGGCGGGAAGTCCCTCACTCGCAGGTCGACTTCACGATAGATTCCGAGTGTAGGAGAGTGGTCACCGGCGCATCGGAGGATCCCGGTGCCTACGAGGTCTTCATGTTCGGTGGTTCTACGATGATCGGATGGGGCGTGCCGGACAGCCTCACGATCCCGTCCATAATGCAGAAGCGACTCTCTTCTTCGATGTCGGTGCCTGTCCGTGTCGTCAACTTCGGCCAGCAGGCGTACGTCAGCACGCAGGAACTCATCGAACTCATGCTGCAGCTTCAGGATGGACGGAGACCCGACCTCGTCGTCTTCTACGACGGCATCAACGACACCTTTGCAGCACTTCAGTCGGGGATTCCGGGAGTTCATCAGAACCTGGACGACATTGCGCGCAGATATGCCGGGATCGTAGAAACAGTCTCGTTCTGGGAATCACTCTCGAGCAGGAGCAACCTTCTGAGTCTCGCACGGGAGACTCTTCTCCACGGAGCGGAATCCGACACCATCCCGGCCTGGAGCGGAGGAGATGCAGGAGCGGATATCGACTGGCTCTCCGATGAGATCGTCTCGGTCTATTCCGCAAACTGCGGGATCGTCAGAGCCCTGGGAGATGATTACGGTTTTGCGAGCGCCTTCTTCTGGCAGCCCTACCTCGGAAGCGGAGAGGGAACAAGGATCCTTTCCTCCACTGAACGTAACGTCGCAGAAGAGATGGAGACCGGAGACCTTTCCTCCCTTCTCGAATCGACCTATTCGAAAGCTTCGGCGCTCGAGGACTCCATCCCCGGCTTCACGGACATCTCCGGGTGCCTCGATGGTTCCCCGGACGAGCTCTTCGAATTCGGCGACTTCTGCCACATCAACGCCGAAGGGAACAGAATCGTGGTCGAGGCGATGATCGCCTCGCTGGTGTCCGATGGCACCATCCCTGACTCGCTCTTCCGCGAGCCCGCCGGGGAACCGGCCACACACTGA
- a CDS encoding carbamoyltransferase N-terminal domain-containing protein gives MNILGISCYYHDSAAALLSDGRLVAAAQEERFSRMKNDEGFPRRAISFCLSRAGIEARDLDCVVFYEKPLVKFERILTTSLATFPGSRTSFSEAMVNWFDQKLWVKSHIQRELGVDPSRIMFVDHHVAHAASALFSSPFHDEDSALLTLDGVGEWTTTASGIGRNSRSAGCGSWIRLDREHRFPHSIGLLYSAFTAFLGFQVNEGEYKVMGMAPYGEPRYRDAILDRIVKVHGDGSFTLDMDYFEYHRSAERSFSRKLEGLLGEPRSPEAPFVTTMTDPGRASPSDPAVKSSQKYADIAASIQKVTEELILGLARKLREDTGARTLCMAGGVALNSVANGLVQREAGFDEVFIQPAAGDAGGALGAALYAWQVIFGRHGAFVMENAYWGADYSDAETNLALRESGLPFEALEEDALVDRTVDAMLGGAVVGFHQGRFEWGPRALGNRSILADPRDAAMKDTINRKIKFREPFRPFAPVLAEEDAPLYFEGFDGSKLNYPARFMLTVHPWREEHADLAPAVNHMGTGRLQTVRREWNPRYSEVIRRFGEATGARVIVNTSFNLRGEPIVSSPSDAIRTFMASGIDNLAMGGFWVSK, from the coding sequence GTGAACATCCTGGGGATCAGCTGCTACTACCACGACTCCGCCGCGGCCCTCCTGTCCGACGGGAGGCTCGTCGCCGCCGCCCAGGAGGAGCGCTTCAGCAGGATGAAGAACGACGAGGGATTCCCGCGACGGGCCATCTCCTTCTGCCTCTCCCGCGCGGGGATCGAGGCCCGCGACCTCGACTGCGTGGTCTTCTACGAGAAGCCGCTGGTGAAGTTCGAGAGGATCCTCACGACGTCCCTCGCCACCTTCCCGGGGTCGAGGACCAGCTTCTCAGAAGCCATGGTCAACTGGTTCGACCAGAAGCTGTGGGTGAAGTCCCACATCCAGCGGGAGTTGGGCGTCGACCCGTCCCGCATCATGTTCGTCGACCACCACGTCGCCCATGCCGCCAGCGCCCTCTTCTCGAGCCCGTTCCACGACGAGGACTCCGCCCTGCTGACCCTGGACGGCGTGGGGGAGTGGACCACGACGGCATCGGGCATCGGCAGGAACTCGCGCTCGGCGGGGTGCGGGAGCTGGATCAGGCTCGACAGGGAGCACAGGTTCCCCCATTCCATAGGCCTCCTCTACTCCGCGTTCACCGCGTTCCTCGGCTTCCAGGTCAACGAAGGCGAGTACAAGGTCATGGGCATGGCCCCGTACGGGGAGCCCAGGTACCGCGACGCCATCCTCGACAGGATCGTGAAGGTCCACGGCGACGGCAGCTTCACCCTGGACATGGACTACTTCGAGTACCACAGGTCGGCCGAGAGGAGCTTCTCGCGGAAGCTCGAGGGCCTCCTCGGGGAACCGCGCAGCCCGGAGGCGCCCTTCGTCACCACGATGACCGACCCGGGCAGGGCGAGCCCCTCCGATCCGGCCGTGAAGTCGAGCCAGAAGTACGCCGACATAGCGGCGAGCATCCAGAAGGTGACCGAGGAGCTGATCCTCGGGCTCGCAAGGAAGCTCAGGGAGGACACCGGCGCGAGGACTCTGTGCATGGCCGGGGGCGTGGCGCTCAACTCCGTGGCGAACGGGCTGGTGCAGAGGGAGGCCGGTTTCGACGAGGTGTTCATCCAGCCCGCCGCCGGCGATGCGGGGGGTGCGCTGGGCGCGGCGCTCTATGCCTGGCAGGTGATCTTCGGCAGGCACGGGGCCTTCGTGATGGAGAACGCCTACTGGGGGGCAGACTATTCCGATGCAGAGACGAACCTTGCCCTGAGGGAGTCCGGGCTGCCCTTCGAGGCCCTGGAGGAGGATGCGCTCGTCGACCGTACGGTGGACGCGATGCTGGGCGGAGCGGTGGTCGGCTTCCACCAGGGGAGGTTCGAGTGGGGCCCCAGGGCCCTCGGCAACCGCTCGATCCTCGCCGACCCGCGCGATGCGGCAATGAAGGATACGATCAACCGCAAGATCAAGTTCAGGGAGCCGTTCCGCCCGTTCGCGCCCGTCCTGGCCGAGGAGGACGCCCCGCTGTACTTCGAGGGTTTCGACGGGTCGAAGCTGAACTACCCGGCGCGGTTCATGCTCACTGTCCACCCTTGGAGGGAGGAGCACGCCGACCTCGCCCCTGCAGTCAACCACATGGGCACCGGGAGGCTGCAGACCGTTCGGCGGGAGTGGAATCCCCGCTACAGCGAGGTCATCCGGCGGTTCGGCGAGGCGACCGGAGCGAGGGTGATCGTGAACACCAGCTTCAACCTGCGCGGCGAACCTATCGTGAGCAGCCCCTCCGACGCCATAAGGACCTTCATGGCGAGCGGCATAGACAACCTCGCGATGGGCGGCTTCTGGGTCTCGAAATGA
- a CDS encoding tetratricopeptide repeat protein produces MAENWVDMLGRDLEKFGTHEAGREPALQLVPGERREVAVLFLDLTGFTALSENMDHEALHRISNGVMRALSFEVESSGGVVDKFEGDRMMALFGATVCRDNDCARAVACSLRLIETLKEINSVMEKHGFSISGRVGLNFGPVTVAPDPSGHLTALGDEVNVASRLEQAAETGTALATARVREECGDLFEWEDLGEMMIRGRVKPVRTFRIAGPGRLQAARMRKASRLPEPSISGRAREISAFTEFLASPLDPPLNPRGGPRHRICRLSGDAGSGKSRLLREFTSILVRERPGIAVLEGRVFPFGARPFSYWISLLAGQVSSQPGGAPDPSELAARMRGRPSGGADRSMTQKEMNQAVRDYIQAVARASGEVLLVVDDCQWIDHSSLDALEFTLANCDTPAPMTVLLAGRTADESDGSRPSVHENYAAPCRMEIGSMPERDLCAILASMLEYDTCEELSPDLRRFVVRRAGGNPRFAREILLDLIETGVMEETGGGWLLRSSPEEGRIPSSLSGAVRSRVDRLPSRLRKALQISAVLGFEFSVGLYERTASRLGQAHPDEDLRDLVSLGIFSQHRAEGVETVTASDELAMKAAYDGLLFQNRTLIHRCAAESLVSSRELRPGEAGMIARHLSRAGEYVEASKWAVRAALEASASSQGRVASSWASSALKWLEGLPEGDEKTHLKLDALRVMRESFISTGRFEGIEEALLEEISLSRELEMPGRTGMALQILSRIKAFHGRAGEAEALCEEGLAAASVAGDGELEGALLTEKALQWTRNRAEARPLLERAYILFEKAGRVDAMSQIMNNIGSLMISGGDIAGAQPYLLRALDIVRGTRFRGAEAQALVKLGIIEGMKGRFEDAVAKFKAALEIQEAAGDRREQGVILNNVGKCLMEMGDYDGAKRVLRQALLIHRETGNQINEANSLENLGCIFLRDGDLNRARLHLEDSLRLFESVGFPYGRISSRASLGMVEAEAGAVETAVSHYRAALDLTEEMKIASSAAEALKDLRDLLLRKGVSDGSIPLPRGWLKA; encoded by the coding sequence ATGGCAGAGAACTGGGTGGACATGCTCGGCCGCGACCTCGAGAAGTTCGGTACTCACGAGGCCGGCCGTGAGCCCGCTCTCCAGCTCGTTCCGGGCGAGAGGCGCGAGGTGGCGGTGCTCTTCCTCGACCTCACCGGTTTCACGGCCCTCTCCGAGAACATGGACCACGAGGCGCTCCACAGGATATCGAACGGCGTCATGCGCGCCCTCTCCTTCGAAGTCGAGTCCAGCGGAGGCGTGGTCGACAAGTTCGAGGGCGACAGGATGATGGCTCTCTTCGGCGCAACGGTCTGCCGCGACAACGACTGCGCGAGAGCCGTCGCCTGCTCGCTCAGGCTCATAGAGACCCTCAAGGAGATCAACTCCGTGATGGAGAAGCACGGCTTCAGCATCTCCGGAAGGGTCGGCCTGAACTTCGGGCCGGTGACCGTGGCTCCCGACCCGTCCGGGCATCTCACCGCCCTCGGCGACGAGGTCAACGTAGCCTCCCGCCTCGAACAGGCGGCCGAGACCGGAACCGCGCTGGCCACGGCGCGGGTCCGCGAGGAATGCGGCGACCTGTTCGAGTGGGAGGACCTCGGGGAGATGATGATCCGCGGGAGGGTGAAGCCGGTCAGGACATTCCGGATCGCAGGCCCCGGCAGGCTTCAGGCCGCCCGCATGCGGAAGGCCTCGCGCCTCCCCGAACCCTCGATCTCGGGCAGGGCCCGTGAAATATCCGCATTTACTGAGTTTCTCGCCTCGCCCCTCGATCCCCCCCTGAATCCCAGGGGAGGTCCCCGCCACAGGATCTGCAGGCTCTCGGGCGATGCCGGCTCGGGCAAGAGCCGCCTCCTGCGCGAGTTCACCTCCATCCTGGTCAGGGAGAGGCCCGGGATCGCCGTCCTCGAAGGCAGGGTGTTCCCGTTCGGGGCCAGGCCGTTCTCCTACTGGATCTCGCTTCTCGCCGGCCAGGTCTCCTCCCAGCCCGGGGGCGCCCCGGATCCGTCGGAACTCGCTGCCCGGATGCGCGGCAGGCCCTCGGGCGGGGCTGACCGGTCGATGACGCAGAAGGAGATGAACCAGGCCGTCAGGGACTACATCCAGGCGGTGGCGCGCGCTTCGGGCGAAGTGCTGCTCGTGGTCGACGACTGCCAGTGGATCGACCACTCATCGCTGGACGCCCTCGAGTTCACCCTGGCGAACTGCGACACCCCGGCGCCCATGACGGTGCTGCTGGCGGGACGGACGGCCGACGAGTCGGACGGATCCCGCCCGTCGGTGCACGAGAACTATGCTGCGCCGTGCAGGATGGAGATCGGGTCGATGCCCGAGAGGGACCTGTGCGCCATCCTTGCCTCCATGCTCGAATACGACACCTGTGAAGAGCTCTCGCCGGATCTCAGGCGGTTCGTCGTGAGGCGCGCCGGCGGCAACCCCCGCTTCGCCCGGGAGATCCTCCTCGACCTCATAGAGACCGGAGTGATGGAGGAGACCGGAGGCGGGTGGCTCCTGCGGTCCTCTCCCGAGGAGGGAAGGATACCTTCCTCGCTGTCGGGGGCGGTGAGGTCCAGGGTGGACAGGCTCCCTTCTAGACTGAGAAAGGCTCTGCAGATATCCGCCGTCCTGGGGTTCGAGTTCTCCGTCGGGCTCTACGAGCGCACCGCCTCCAGGCTGGGTCAGGCACATCCAGATGAGGACCTTCGCGACCTGGTCTCCCTCGGTATCTTCTCGCAGCACAGGGCGGAAGGGGTCGAGACCGTCACGGCCAGCGACGAACTCGCGATGAAGGCAGCCTATGACGGGCTCCTGTTCCAGAACAGGACGCTCATCCACCGATGCGCGGCCGAATCCCTCGTGTCCTCCCGGGAGCTCCGCCCCGGAGAGGCCGGCATGATCGCCAGGCACCTGTCCAGGGCGGGCGAATACGTGGAGGCCTCGAAGTGGGCCGTGCGCGCCGCCCTCGAGGCTTCGGCCTCGTCGCAGGGCAGGGTGGCGTCCTCCTGGGCCTCGAGTGCGCTGAAATGGCTCGAGGGGCTTCCCGAGGGCGACGAGAAGACCCATCTGAAGCTTGATGCGCTGCGCGTCATGCGCGAATCCTTCATCTCGACCGGGCGTTTCGAGGGTATCGAGGAGGCGCTCCTGGAGGAGATCAGCCTTTCCAGGGAGCTGGAGATGCCCGGGCGTACGGGGATGGCTCTCCAGATCCTGAGCAGGATCAAGGCTTTCCATGGCAGGGCCGGAGAGGCCGAGGCACTCTGCGAGGAGGGCCTGGCCGCGGCTTCAGTGGCGGGTGACGGAGAGTTGGAGGGCGCCCTCCTCACCGAGAAGGCCCTGCAGTGGACGCGGAACCGGGCCGAGGCCCGCCCGCTCCTGGAACGCGCGTACATCCTGTTCGAGAAGGCGGGCCGCGTAGACGCCATGTCCCAGATCATGAACAACATAGGCAGCCTCATGATCAGCGGGGGGGACATCGCCGGGGCGCAGCCCTACCTGCTGAGAGCGCTCGATATAGTGAGGGGCACCAGGTTCAGGGGCGCCGAGGCCCAGGCCCTGGTGAAGCTCGGGATAATCGAGGGGATGAAGGGACGTTTCGAGGACGCTGTCGCCAAGTTCAAGGCCGCTCTCGAGATACAGGAGGCGGCAGGCGACAGGCGTGAGCAGGGAGTCATCCTGAACAACGTCGGCAAATGCCTGATGGAGATGGGCGACTACGACGGAGCCAAGCGCGTGCTCAGGCAGGCCCTCCTCATCCACCGCGAGACCGGCAACCAGATCAACGAGGCCAACTCGCTCGAGAACCTCGGCTGCATCTTCCTGCGCGACGGCGATCTCAACAGGGCGCGCCTCCATCTCGAGGACTCTCTCAGGCTGTTCGAATCCGTCGGGTTCCCGTACGGGCGCATCAGCTCCCGCGCTTCGCTCGGGATGGTGGAGGCCGAGGCGGGTGCCGTCGAGACCGCCGTCAGCCACTACAGGGCCGCTCTCGACCTGACCGAGGAGATGAAGATCGCCTCCTCCGCCGCGGAAGCCCTGAAGGATCTGAGGGATCTCCTCCTCCGCAAGGGCGTTTCAGATGGCTCCATCCCGCTCCCCCGGGGCTGGCTCAAGGCCTGA
- a CDS encoding C39 family peptidase produces MTVVQDAGGGMILLTTGTGRGLAVWDGSSFEVLSTEPGAGRNAFLLRDAVLFKECAEGSQRIVAISDGRREVLVERDIACGPFPAPSGFLYSDADGLHVIGSDFVETGLLPDAALCPSACLDDAGSLWFVDPEGGLLAARPGCSQEIVLEGAAGVQSCPGVVLARMIDGSARLLDPATRRVAATIEDALLPRLLPDGSVLYTRLLPDGASECRAFTAGGGDVAISLRGVPASRPAMVPGLGPVWTDTQSGLPAGPGMERPIPAFPAMDDAAPEGSSAPEAEIDVPWMHQRWDTPDSFNGSWSCGPSSCMMASQYYDRLTPDSIWCSSPSPGHWSSWGRYIPEEYTFLGYTYDIPGLSPGDIWVEGAHGFICRDAGGAYWSYMRLFLEQTGLYSEWAGTSWGTLTSELESSWPVVCSSTIDYSGGSYGHIILFTGYYADRTVVVNDPYGDANLTGWGQSWRYPNGKACLYDWPGYNNGHLEIGAVNQLILARHDVRVEPDTLVDDNSLGFGKRGPCRFWHEEDSGWDGGFWWTWATASPPDTCFAKWKPVLPWPGEYEVCVYIPAYYASATGIYRLSTPSGTVTVPLDQGSYSGEWASLGTFPLQPGDSLYLGDWNGQGGERLAFDAARFHPLGLSSGPGAGADGVLRIANPCTGSIGFTLLHPSLPSSPSVVVLADISGRTVGSCTVPPGSSAGSLGGDMPAGIYFAVIVEGAGQGASAPAVFLGGGY; encoded by the coding sequence ATGACCGTGGTCCAGGATGCGGGCGGCGGGATGATCCTTCTCACGACCGGCACCGGAAGGGGCCTGGCGGTGTGGGACGGCTCGTCCTTCGAGGTCCTCTCGACGGAACCCGGGGCGGGCCGGAACGCCTTCCTGCTGCGGGACGCAGTCCTGTTCAAGGAGTGCGCCGAAGGATCGCAGCGGATAGTCGCAATCTCGGACGGTAGGCGGGAAGTTCTCGTCGAACGGGACATCGCATGCGGCCCGTTCCCCGCCCCGTCCGGGTTCCTCTATTCCGACGCCGATGGGCTCCACGTCATCGGTTCCGACTTCGTGGAGACCGGCCTCCTTCCGGATGCCGCGCTCTGTCCCTCGGCCTGCCTCGATGATGCCGGTTCCCTCTGGTTCGTGGACCCCGAGGGCGGGCTCCTCGCCGCCAGACCCGGCTGCAGTCAGGAGATCGTCCTGGAAGGCGCCGCCGGCGTGCAGTCGTGTCCGGGGGTGGTCCTCGCGAGGATGATCGACGGATCCGCGAGACTGCTGGACCCGGCAACCCGCAGGGTCGCCGCGACCATCGAGGACGCTCTGCTGCCGCGTCTCCTGCCCGACGGGTCGGTCCTCTACACCAGACTCCTCCCCGACGGAGCCTCGGAGTGCCGCGCCTTCACTGCAGGCGGCGGAGACGTCGCGATCTCGCTCCGGGGCGTCCCGGCGTCCAGGCCGGCGATGGTCCCGGGGCTGGGGCCGGTCTGGACCGACACGCAGTCGGGCCTGCCGGCCGGGCCCGGCATGGAGCGTCCGATACCGGCCTTCCCGGCGATGGACGATGCCGCGCCTGAAGGGAGCTCCGCCCCCGAGGCCGAGATCGACGTGCCGTGGATGCACCAGCGCTGGGACACTCCCGATTCGTTCAACGGCTCGTGGTCGTGCGGCCCCTCCTCGTGCATGATGGCCTCGCAGTACTACGACAGGCTGACTCCCGACTCCATCTGGTGCTCCTCCCCGTCGCCCGGCCACTGGAGTTCCTGGGGGCGCTACATCCCCGAGGAGTACACCTTCCTCGGATACACCTACGACATTCCCGGCCTCTCGCCCGGCGACATCTGGGTCGAAGGAGCCCACGGGTTCATCTGCCGTGACGCCGGGGGAGCCTACTGGTCCTACATGAGGCTGTTCCTCGAGCAGACCGGGCTCTATTCCGAGTGGGCCGGCACCTCCTGGGGCACGCTGACTTCCGAGCTGGAGTCGTCGTGGCCTGTGGTCTGCTCGAGCACCATCGACTACTCCGGCGGCTCCTACGGGCACATCATCCTGTTCACCGGCTACTACGCCGACCGCACCGTCGTGGTCAACGACCCCTACGGAGACGCGAACCTGACGGGATGGGGGCAGAGCTGGCGGTATCCGAACGGCAAGGCCTGCCTCTACGACTGGCCGGGATACAACAACGGGCACCTCGAGATAGGGGCCGTGAACCAGCTCATCCTGGCCAGGCACGACGTCAGGGTCGAGCCCGACACCCTGGTGGACGACAACTCGCTCGGCTTCGGCAAGCGGGGCCCGTGCCGGTTCTGGCACGAGGAGGACTCGGGCTGGGACGGGGGCTTCTGGTGGACCTGGGCCACGGCCTCGCCGCCCGACACCTGCTTCGCGAAATGGAAGCCAGTGCTGCCCTGGCCGGGCGAGTACGAGGTCTGCGTCTACATCCCGGCCTATTATGCCTCGGCTACCGGCATCTACAGGCTGTCGACACCCTCCGGAACAGTGACGGTGCCTCTGGATCAGGGCTCGTACTCAGGCGAGTGGGCTTCCCTGGGCACCTTCCCGCTGCAGCCAGGCGATTCCCTCTACCTGGGCGACTGGAACGGCCAGGGCGGGGAGAGGCTGGCCTTCGATGCGGCCCGTTTCCATCCCCTCGGACTCTCCTCCGGTCCGGGGGCCGGGGCGGACGGTGTCCTCCGGATCGCGAACCCCTGCACAGGGTCGATCGGGTTCACGCTGCTTCACCCGTCGCTCCCCTCGAGCCCCTCGGTCGTGGTGCTGGCGGACATCTCGGGAAGGACCGTGGGCTCGTGCACGGTGCCTCCCGGGTCGAGCGCGGGCTCTCTGGGCGGGGACATGCCGGCGGGCATCTACTTCGCGGTGATAGTGGAGGGAGCCGGGCAGGGCGCCTCGGCTCCGGCGGTCTTCCTCGGAGGAGGCTACTGA
- a CDS encoding DUF5989 family protein — translation MSRLGIVGELLAFLWSRKLYWMIPMVIVLLLVAGLLIFAQGSAVAPFIYTLF, via the coding sequence ATGTCGCGCCTGGGGATCGTCGGCGAGCTCCTGGCATTCCTATGGAGCAGGAAGCTCTACTGGATGATACCGATGGTGATCGTGCTGCTGCTGGTCGCGGGGCTCCTCATATTCGCCCAGGGCTCCGCCGTGGCGCCCTTCATCTACACCCTGTTCTAG
- a CDS encoding GyrI-like domain-containing protein: MKESTRTSYRDRMLSVLVYIEAGLDRNLTLAEIASVADFSPYHFHRVFTGTVGESISGFIRRLRLERAAGRLLEGDEPVMVIALRAGYYSNQAFTRAFLASFGEPPSKFRRLRSSIPLISSPSGYHYHSGEGVVSFNTVEGGTGVMDAKTVTTRDMKVLSVRHVGPYHMIGEAFERLDRAVKAAGVDTRDSQWLAIYNDDPDQVPAAELTSEACVTVREFPALQEGSDMKAFDIPGGLHATTRHVGSYDGLHASWGTLVGSWIPSNGLKPRCAPCYEIYVKGHECTSDESEFLTDLYEPVDRV, from the coding sequence ATGAAGGAGAGCACCAGGACGAGCTACAGGGACAGGATGCTGTCGGTTCTGGTCTACATAGAGGCCGGGCTGGACAGGAACCTGACCCTGGCCGAGATCGCCTCGGTCGCCGACTTCTCTCCGTACCACTTCCACAGGGTGTTCACAGGGACCGTCGGAGAGTCCATCTCGGGCTTCATCCGCAGGCTGAGGCTGGAGAGGGCTGCGGGCCGCCTCCTCGAGGGGGACGAGCCCGTGATGGTGATCGCCCTGCGGGCGGGCTACTACTCCAACCAGGCGTTCACGAGAGCGTTCCTCGCGTCCTTCGGCGAACCGCCCTCGAAGTTCAGACGCCTCCGGTCCAGCATACCCCTGATCTCCTCCCCGTCGGGCTACCACTATCACTCGGGTGAGGGAGTGGTTTCGTTCAACACCGTGGAGGGAGGAACAGGCGTCATGGACGCGAAGACGGTCACGACCCGGGACATGAAGGTTCTCAGCGTGCGGCACGTGGGGCCGTACCACATGATCGGGGAGGCGTTCGAGAGGCTCGACAGGGCGGTGAAGGCGGCCGGGGTCGACACCCGCGACTCCCAGTGGCTCGCGATCTACAACGACGATCCGGATCAGGTGCCCGCCGCCGAGCTGACATCCGAGGCATGCGTGACGGTGAGGGAGTTCCCCGCGCTTCAGGAAGGCTCGGACATGAAGGCGTTCGATATCCCCGGGGGGCTCCACGCCACCACCCGGCACGTCGGCTCCTACGACGGTCTGCATGCATCGTGGGGCACCCTCGTGGGCTCCTGGATACCCTCGAACGGATTGAAGCCCAGGTGCGCGCCCTGCTACGAGATCTACGTGAAGGGGCACGAGTGCACGAGCGACGAGAGCGAGTTCCTGACCGACCTCTACGAACCCGTGGACAGGGTCTGA